In Haliaeetus albicilla chromosome 32, bHalAlb1.1, whole genome shotgun sequence, a single window of DNA contains:
- the LOC138683238 gene encoding E3 ubiquitin-protein ligase RBBP6-like: protein MHRSPASLSLAHLAKTANLAEANASEEDKIRAMMIQSSREYDPTNYMKKPLGPPPSSYTCHPCRKPGHSIKNCPTNGDESFGSVSRMKKSTGIPRSFLVEVKDPNTEGVMLTKTGKYAIPCLNVEAYARGKKEKPPFLPEEPSSSSSDDPIPDEILCLICKEIMTDAAIIPCCGNSYCDECIRTALLESEEHRCPECHQTGVLPDALVANKCLRRAVSNFKNGAGYRKRHRQQMWHQQQQQLPLPPPPLVTLTPPAALVTAAEASTYLSLSISSLLEEKGCQIPVLRQPALPSRLGPQGQSTLTTGHPARASTICSAGGRPGWEL, encoded by the exons ATGC ATAGATCTCCTGCATCTCTTTCTCTGGCCCACCTTGCTAAG ACTGCCAATCTGGCTGAAGCCAATGCTTCCGAAGAGGATAAAATAAGAGCTATGATGATACAGTCCAGCCGTGAATATGATCCAACCAA TTACATGAAGAAACCCTTGGGTCCACCTCCATCATCATATACTTGCCATCCTTGCAGAAAACCTGGCCACTCTATAAAGAACTGCCCAACAAATGGG GACGAAAGTTTTGGGTCTGTTTCCAGAATGAAAAAGAGCACAGGAATTCCAAGGAGTTTCTTGGTGGAGGTGAAAGATCCCAATACGGAGGGTGTTATGCTgacaaaaactggaaaatatgcAATACCATGTCTTAATGT ggaagcttatgctagaggaaagaaggaaaagcctcCCTTTTTACCAGAGGagccatcctcttcctcctcagatGATCCTATTCCAGATGAGATTTTATGTCTCATTTGTAAGGAGATAATGACTGATGCAGCTATTATTCCCTGCTGTGGAAACAGTTACTGTGATGAAT GTATTAGAACAGCCTTACTGGAATCTGAGGAACATAGATGCCCAGAGTGTCATCAGACAGGTGTTTTGCCTGATGCTTTAGTGGCCAACAAGTGCCTACGCCGG GCTGTGAGCAACTTCAAAAATGGAGCTGGTTACAGAAAAAGGCACCGTCAGCAGATGTGgcaccaacagcagcagcagctgccactgcCACCACCCCCGCTCGTGACTCTTacacctcctgctgctctggtgACTGCTGCTGAAGCTTCTACATATTTGTCTCTGTCAATCAGCAGTTTGTTGGAAGAGAAG GGCTGTCAGATTCCTGTACTAAGACAGCCAGCATTACCAAGTCGTCTGGGCCCCCAAGGACAATCAACACTCACCACTG GTCATCCCGCGAGAGCCAGTACAATTTGCTCAGCAGGTGGCAGACCAGGCTGGGAACTGTAA